TCTGTACCGCATTCAATGCAGCACCCTTACGGATCTGATCGCCAGTGAGCCAGAGTGTATTACCATTGTCATCGGCAAGGTCCTTACGGATACGGCCCACATAGATATCATCGTGACCAGCACTCTCGAGTGGCATAGGGTAGACATAGTTCTGTGGATCATCAACAACCGTAACACCAGGGGCAACCTTCAAAGCCTCACGAATCTCTTCAACAGAGAGTGGACGCTCGGTCTCGAACCATACAGCCTCAGAATGACTACGGAGAGAAGACACACGAACGCAGGTAGCAGAAGTGCGAACATCAGAGTGCATAATCTTACGTGTTTCGTTGAACATTTTCATCTCTTCCTTTGTATAGTCGTTCTCTGTCATCTTGTCAATCTGTGGAATGACATTGTATGCCAACTGATGTGGGAACTTCTCGATGGTTTTCACTTCGCCAGTCTCAACAAGTTCCTTGTACTGCTGTTGCAACTCTGCCATAGCGGCAGCACCTGCACCAGAAGCACTCTGATAGCTGCTGACATGTATTTTCTTGATATGGCTGAGCTTATCGATAGGATTCAATACGACAACCATCATAATGGTAGTACAGTTAGGGTTGGCAATGATGCCACGTGGACGGTTCAAAGCATCCTCGGCATTGATTTCTGGAACAACCAATGGTACGTCATTATCCTGACGGAACTGGCTTGAATTGTCAATCATCACAGCACCATACTTGGTGATGGTTTCAGCAAACTCGGCTGATGTACCACCACCCGCACTTGTGAAGGCGATGTCTACATCCTTGAAATCATCGTTATGCTGGAGCAGTTTTACTTCGTATTCCTTACCCTTGAATGTGTATTTCTTACCTGCTGAACGCTCTGAACCAAAGAGAACGAGGTCGTCCATTGGGAAATTTCTCTCAGCTAAGATGCGCAGGAATTCCTGACCTACGGCACCACTGGCACCAACAATTGCTACTTTCATATCTTTTATCTTTAATTGTTTACGAACCTATTCGTAGTTGCAAATATACTATTTTTCCCTAAGACAAACAACGGTATGTTAGTCTTTTTTCTGTTTCGATAGATATAATCTGTTGTGTATCGTTGTTTTCTGTCATGTTGTGAGGATTATATAGGTTTATTAGGGTTCTTCCGTTAAAAGCATAGATAGGAATAGAATAAAGGTTTATACACTTTTTAAAGACAATACCACATATTCCTATATCTCTGGTATTTGTAAACTATTTTCGTGTGACTAAAAGCCAATACATGCTCTTTTGGCTTCTTAAAGGCGCCTAATAGACTTGCAAGAGGTGCCCTTTTGAGGTCTAATTAACGCCCTTTTGAAGTCCAATTAAGCACCTTTTACTTTGTTACTTTATAACTCTTTGATTCTCTGTTGGTTGCAAAGTCGCTTACTATGCGGCTTTTTGCTCGATTTTGAAGGAGGTTTAATAGAATAAATGTAATGATTTTTCAGGGTCTTTTCTGTGTTTTTGACGGGTTTAGATGAAAAGGTTTTCTGTGTTGGAGGACGATAATATAGAAGGAAGTTGAAAGTCTTATCTATGTTGTTGTTTTATGAGTAACCTCGGTTCTTCCGCTAAATGTTTGGATGCTTTTCCTATAGCTTCAACGAAAGAACCCTTATTAGAGAGGTATTATTAGGTGGTTGCCAAAGTTTTTTCGTAACTTTGCAGACAGTAATTTATAGATACGCATGCTGAATTTATCTCAATATTTCCCGATAACCGACCCGACATTGATTTTCTTTGTTGTTCTGCTGATGATATTGCTTTCGCCTATCATTATGGGACGACTGCGCATTCCACATATCATCGGTATGGTGTTGGCAGGTGTCCTTGTTGGAAAATATGGACTGAATATTCTTGGTCGTGATGCCTCGTTTGAACTTTTTGGACGTGTAGGACTGTACTATATCATGTTCCTTGCAGGTCTGGAAATGGATATGGAGGGACTGAAGAAAAACCGTAATAGGGTGATGATCTTCGGTATGTTGACCTTCCTTGTCCCCTTTGCAATGACCTATTTTATGGGTGTCAGCCTTTTGGGCTATACCCCTCTGGCATCGCTTCTGCTTGCGGCAATCATGGCTTCTAATACATTGATAGCCTATCCGATAGTGGGACGATACGGATTAACACGACATACGAGTTCGACGTTGAGCGTGGGTTCGTCTATGATGGCGCTCTTTATGGCTTTGATAGTCATGGCTTCCATCGTCAATTCGTTTCATGGCAATGGTGGCATACTCTTTTGGCTACTATTCATTTTGAAGTTTGTGGCTTATTGTGTGGGTTTGATTATGGTGATACCACGTGTGACACGTTGGTTCCTTCGTCGATATTCCGACGCTGTGATGCAGTTTATCTTCATCCTTGCAGTGGTGTTTCTCTCGGCAGCATTGTCAGATGCTGTGGGTTTAGAAGGAATCTTTGGAGCGTTCATGTCAGGTTTGATATTGAACCGATTTGTGCCAAAGGTGTCTCCATTGATGAACCGCATAGAATTTACTGGTAATGCACTCTTCATTCCTTACTTCCTTATTGGAGTAGGAATGCTGATTAATGTACGTTTGCTTTTTGCAGGAAGTAAGATACTTTGGGTTGTATTCTGTATCGTCTTCTTCGGTACTTTGGGTAAGGCTGTAGCAGCTTATTTGGCAGCTCGTATCTTCCGTATGTCTTGGTTGGCTGGTCACATGATGTTTGGTTTGACCAGCGCCCATGCAGCTGGTGCTATTGCGATGGTGATGGTAGGGCGTAGATTAGAGGTGGCACCAGGTCAATATCTCTTTGGTGACGAGGTGCTGAATGGAATAGTAATCATGATACTCTTTACCTGTGTCATCTCAACCGTCATTACAGAACGTGCTGCACAACGTCTCCGTTTGCAGGAAAAGGAAGATCAGAATATGATGAAGAACCTTGATGATGAGAAGATTCTGATTCCGGTGAAGTACCCAGAGTATTCTGATAACCTCGTAACCATGGCTACATTGATGCGTAATCCACGTTTGAAACGAGAGTTGGTGGCATTGAATGTGGTATATGATGATGTGAATATGCGCCATAACCAGGCGGAGGGACAGCGTTTGTTGGACCATCTTTGCCATTTGGCGAGTGCGTCAGATGTACCGATGGTGACGCAGGTACGTGTTGCTGCAAATATTGCCAATGGTATTAAACATGCTTTTAAAGAGTTTCAGGCGTCAGAGATTCTGATGGGATTACACTTCCATAAGGAGATTAATCGTAGCTTCTGGGGAGAATTTACACGAAGTCTATACAATGGTTTGAGCCGTCAGATTATCGTTACACGTATCTTGCAACCACTGAATACAATCCGCAGAATACAGGTAGCAATCCCTTCTCGTGCAGAGTTTGAACCAGGTTTTTACCGTTGGTTGGAACGATTGGCACGTATGGCAGGCAACTTAGAGTGTCGTATAGCTTTCCATGGACGTAACGAAACGTTGCAACTTGTCAATGAATTTATTCGCAATCGCTTCCCAAGTGTTAGGGCTGAATATGAAGAGATGGCGCATTGGAAGGATTTACCAACGCTTGGTTCGCAGGTTCGAGAGGACCACCTCTTTGTCATAGTGACAGCACGTAAGGGTACGATATCTTATAAGACGGCAATGGAAAGACTTCCTGAAGAACTGAATAAGTTTATTAAAGGTAAGACAATCATGATTATCTTTCCTGATCAGTATGGTAATCGAATGGACGATATGACCTTCGCTCAGCCACAGCATACGGAGGAACGTAGTGCATACGAGGCTGTAAGAGAGTGGATACATAATAAGGTATAAGTGGTTATTAGGCTAATAAGGCCAATTAGGCTAATATGGCTAATTAGCCCAATAGCCCCAATAAAATAATAGAATATGATTGACATTAAGAACATAACTAAAAGTTTTGGTTCGCTTCAAGTGTTGAAGGGTATTGACCTTCGTATTGAGAAGGGAGAGGTTGTCAGTATTGTTGGTCCATCTGGAGCTGGTAAAACCACCTTGTTACAGATACTTGGAACGCTGGACAAGCCAGATAGTGGCTCTGTTGTTGTGGATGGTATTGACGTGGGCAGCCTGTCAGCCGGTAAGTTGAGTGATTTCCGCAACCAGCACTTAGGCTTTGTCTTCCAGTTTCATCAGCTTCTTCCTGAGTTTACAGCTCTTGAGAATATTATGATTCCTGCTTATATTGCAGGCAAGAAGAATAAGGAAGCACGTCAGCGTGCTGAAGAACTGTTGGAATTTATGGGCTTGAGCGATCGTGCTAATCATAAGCCTAACGAACTTTCTGGTGGTGAGAAGCAGCGTGTGGCAGTAGCTCGTGCGTTGGTGAACAACCCTGCAGTTATCCTTGCTGATGAGCCTTCTGGTAGTTTGGACAGTAAGAACAAGCAGGAACTGCACCAACTCTTCTTCGATCTCCGTGATAAGTTCGGTCAGACTTTCGTTATCGTTACACACGATGAGGGGCTCGCAAGTATCACAGATAGAACGATACATCTTAAAGATGGCTTGATACAGAATGACGTTTGTCAAGAGACAGAATGACATAAAGACACATCTTTTTAATGACATATTCTATATAGATTATGTTGGCTGACAATAAACTTAATTAATACTAATCGCCTGATGAACATAGAAGAACTTATAAAGTTGATAATTAACAAAGCCTATGAAGTTCGAAGTCATTTGGTAGCTGGGTACTTAGAGAGTGTATATAAGAAAGCATTACTGATAGAACTCAGAGACGCTGGACTTAAAGTGGAGGATGAAGTAGAAATGCCTGTTCGATATAAAGGACATATTATAGGTGATTTCAGAGCAGATATTGTTGTAGAAGGATGTATAATCATCGAACTAAAAGCAGTTGCTCAGTTACTTCCAGCACACGCAATTCAATTGGTAAACTACCTTTCAGTAGCTGGAGTAGATAATGGTCTGCTTATAAACTTTGGTGCTGCAGAGAGATTAGAAATAAAACGCAAGTACAGAGTGTATAGTTCTCATTCCTAAAAGAAAATCTCATTTAAACTCGGTAAAAAAATATGTCATTGAAGAAATATGTCTTTATGTCATTCTGGCTTAGGCACTTAAATATTGAACATTATGTCTAAAATAAAACTTGGAGCATACAATACGCTCACAGTACTGAAGATTGCCTTGCGTGAAGGCAATGGTGATCCGTTCGGAGTCTACCTTGATGGTGGACCGGCTGGTGAGATACTCATGCCTCAGAAGTATGTCCCAGAGGGGACTGAGATTGGGGATGAACTGGAAGTATTTGTTTATCTCGACCAGGATGAACGCCCGATTGCTACTACTGAAGAACCTTTGGCGCAGGTAGGCGACTTCGCTTACTTGGAGTGTTCGTGGGTGAATGAGTATGGTGCGTTCCTGTCTTGGGGTGTGATGAAAGACCTATTTTGCCCTTTCCGTGAGCAAAAGAAGCGCATGGTCATTGGCAATAGCTATATTGTTTATGTTCATCTTGACGAAGAGAGCTATCGTCTTGTTGCCTCTGCAAAGGTTGAGCACTATCTTGACGAACAGCCACGAGGCTATAAGCATGGGCAGGAAGTTGACCTACTGGTATGGCAGAAGACTGATCTTGGATTCAAAGTCATTGTTGACAATCAGTATCCTGGACTTATCTATGAGGATCAAGTGTTCCAATATGTCCATACTGGTGATCGCTTGAAGGGTTACATCTCTACGGTTCGCCGTGATGGTAAGATTGATTGTACACTTCAACCAACAGGACAACAGCATGCGGAAGGCTTTGCAGAGGTCCTACTTCAATATCTGAAAGATAACGATGGAGTATGTGATCTTGGTGATAAGAGTGAAGCAGAGGATATTAAACGACGTTTTCAGGTGTCGAAAAAGGTGTATAAACGCGCTGTTGGCGACCTCTATAAACGTCATTTGATTATGGTTGAACCCCTGTCAATACGCTTAGTAAAATAAGATACTCTCTCTTAAATCATTTTTTTATTGTATCTTTGCAGTATAAATAAAGTATAATAAAATACGATGCAGAATCAATTTTCAAGAACCCAACTTCTTCTTGGTAAGCCCGCTATCGATACGCTTAATGGTAGTCGTGTCGCAGTCTTTGGTGTTGGAGGTGTTGGCGGATATGCAGTAGAGGTATTGGCACGCAGTGGCGTGGGAGCTATTGATGTTATTGATGACGACCGTGTTTGTCTAACGAATGTCAACCGACAACTCCTTGCTACTACTCGAACAGTAGGAAAGCACAAAGTAGATGTTGCTGAAGAGCGCATTAACTCAATCAATCCACGATGTATCGTGCGGAAATATCAGACATTCTATTTGCCTGATAACGCCGATCAGTTCGACTTCTCTCATTATGATTATGTCATTGATTGTATTGATACTGTAACAGCTAAGCTTGATCTTATCTATCGTTGTCATGAAATGAATATCCCATTGCTTTCTTGTATGGGTGCTGCTTATAAACTTGATGCCACACAGTTCCGTGTGACTGACATCTTCAAGACAATCAACGACCCATTAGCGAAGGTGATTCGTAAGAAACTTCGTAAGACAAAAATTAAGCATCTTAAAGTAGTATATAGTCCTGAAGAACCGCTTGAAAGTATCGAACAACCAGAGATCTCTTGTCGTTTTCACTGTATCTGTCCCGATAAGGATATGCGTAAGTGTACTGACCGTCATACTATTCCAAGCTCTAATGCGTGGGTACCAGCTGCGGCTGGACTTATTGCAGGTGGAGAAGCTGTGAAAGATCTTGTTAATCTTGCTAACACTATGCGTATCCGTCCTGAAGATGAGGCTACAAGCGAGCCTGCTCGTATCGCCCATGAGCGTGCTGCAAAGATGCTGGAGGAACATAAACGCCTTAAGGCTGAGAAGGCTGCAGCAGATAAGTAATGTTTTATGAAATTGGTGTAGAAAATAGCTCCATAAGTTAGAGTTTTTTTTATTTAGTTTGCTGTCATTTTTAACACTCTTGGTACTGTGTTTATTATCAGTACTTTATATCTAATAATAGAGTGATAGAAATGACAGCAAACTTTTATTTTATAATGTTGTCTTTTTAAAATCTAGCTTCATTTATAATCATGCTATGTTAATGAACCCCTGAATACCTATGAGTGAGAGTTATCGTTATGTTTTATAAGTTTGCTATTTTAGTAGTTAAGAACTGATTTGAATTCAAGAACCTGTTTTGTAAACTCACAACTTTGTTTTACCACCTAAATTGATAATAGTGTTGTCTATAAAATTGTTATTTTATCAAGTTCGTTGTTAAATAACATGAAAAAGCAATGATAACTTGGAAGATTATTACAATGTTACCGTTAGGTAACTTATCTTTGCGGTTACCAATTGGTAACATAAACAAATAATAGAATGAAGAATCGAGAACAAACAGAAAGTAGAATACTCGAAGCTGTCGCAAGTATCGTAGAAAGCGAAGGATTCGAGAAGCTTGGTATCAATACAATAGCTTCAAAAGCTAATGTTTCGAAGATGCTGATATATAGGTATTTTGGTGGATTTGAAGAGTTAATTGCACAGTTTATAATGCAGAAGGATTATTGGGCTAATACAGGTACTGTTATTATCAATCCTCAATCTGTAGGAGACAGTATAAAGAATATGTTCCGTAAGCAGATCGAGCAATTACGAAACGATGTAACTCTACGACGTTTGTGTAGGTGGGAACTGTCCTGTAACAACACAAGCATTGAGCAGCTTAGAGATAAACGTGAAGAAAATGGATGCAGTCTAATCAAACTGGTAAGTACATTAACAGGTTGTCCTATTACAGAGGTTGCCTCTTTAGCCAGTATACTCTCGGCTGCTATCAGCTATTTAGCTTTGATTGAAGACCAATGTTCGTCATATAACGGTATTTCTTTGCAAACTGATAAGGGCTGGGATGAGATAATGAAAGGGGTAGAAATGATAGTTGACTTATGGATAAAAAGTATTCAGGAATGAGAAAAGTAATTATTGTATTTGTTATTTTTATGGGATTTATGGATAATATAATGGCACAGAATTCAGACTATCTGTTTATGATTGAAAATGCTTGCAAGGCTCCTTCTGGGCATAACACACAGCCTTGGTTTTTTAAAATCAGAGAGTCAGAAATTGATATATACCCTGATTTGTCAAAAGAGTTACCTGTCGTCGACCCAAGTCATCGAGAGTTATTTGTTAGCTTAGGGTGCGCGACAGAGAATCTTTGTATTGCTGCTCAAGAAAAGGGGTATCAGACCGAAGTTAAAGTTATTAAGGACTCCTTTATTCGAGTTCTACTTACAAAAGATAAGAAAAAGCAATTTGATTCTTCATTGTTCTCTCAAATCGCAGTAAGACAAACAAATAGAAGTGTTTATGATGGAAAAGAAATTCCTAAAGATAGCATTAGTCTACTTAAAGCCACTTCTAATGACCCGTCTATTTCTATTTATTTTTACAAAAGGGGAACTGTTGATTATGAAAAGATTGCTAATATGGTTTATGCTGGTAATAGCTTACAAATGAATAATGAAGCTTTCAAATCAGAGCTGACAAAGTGGATGCGTTATAATAAGAGACATCAGAATAATACAAGAGATGGATTGAGTTATGCTACTTTTGGTGCACCAAATGTTCCTCTATTCTTGGCAAAATTTATCATGTCAAAGGTTATCAACGCGAAAACGCAGAATAAAGGTGATCGGAAAAAGATAGCTTCAGCATCTCATTTTGTACTTTTCACAACAAAAAATAATACTGTTGAACAATGGGTTGCACTTGGCAGAACCTTGGAACGGATATTACTGCGTTCAACGCAGATGGGTATTGCAAATGCTTATCTCAATCAGCCTAATGAGGAAAATGATATTACAAAAGAAATGGTAAAGCAACTTCAAATATCTAACGAGTACCCGACTATTCTTATAAGGTTAGGCTATGGAAAGAAATGCCTTATTCGCTAAGACGCGATTATAGGTCATGTATTCTTCCTGCAGATTAAAGTCGAGAAGCATGAAGTAAGTTTGGGTCAGTCCTAAAACCCAGTTGCAAGCCTATCCTCTTAAGCACACAATTTCATAAGCCTATATAAAAAGAAAGGAATATCTGTGACTCCTCTGAACTGTGCCCTGAATGCCTTAACCTTAGCATTGAATGACTCGGCATTTGCATTCGTAGCTCTGTTTACAAAGAAATTGAGTATGGTTTGATAATGATTTTCAAACGTGTCAATCACTGTGTAGAAATTGTCCACTCCCAGCTCTTCAACCTCATTAAACCATTTTGCCAGCTTCAGCCTTGCAGCATCCTTGATGCTCTTGATGTTATAAATATCGGTAAGTTTCATAGCCAAGTCATATGCCTTTTTCAGTGTCGGATAATGTTCAAAGATGATTTGTGCCCTACCTTTCTGTGTTTCAGTCCACTTGGTCTTGTGCTTGGTCAATATGAACTTTGCTCTGGCGAGCAACTGCTTACGCGTGTCACCATTGCTGTATCTAAATGGTATATATTCCTTTCCCTTACTTTTAGCTTCTTTTATCTCCTCATTCTCTTTATCTCTTGCCATCCATCGGTAAGCGATACGCATGTCATCCAGAGCATCATAATATAGTTTCTGTACATGAAATCTGTCATTGGTAATAAGTGCTTTGGGAAAAACAGAGCGGGCTATACGCATCATAGAAGATGATAAATCGAGTGTTATCTCTTTGACAGTCTCCCGTTTAGAAAGGTTTATCGTCTTGAGAATTTGGATGACGTCCTCAGCCTTGGTCCCTTTAACCACAGCTACCAAAGTCCCTTT
The Prevotella melaninogenica DNA segment above includes these coding regions:
- a CDS encoding cation:proton antiporter; translation: MLNLSQYFPITDPTLIFFVVLLMILLSPIIMGRLRIPHIIGMVLAGVLVGKYGLNILGRDASFELFGRVGLYYIMFLAGLEMDMEGLKKNRNRVMIFGMLTFLVPFAMTYFMGVSLLGYTPLASLLLAAIMASNTLIAYPIVGRYGLTRHTSSTLSVGSSMMALFMALIVMASIVNSFHGNGGILFWLLFILKFVAYCVGLIMVIPRVTRWFLRRYSDAVMQFIFILAVVFLSAALSDAVGLEGIFGAFMSGLILNRFVPKVSPLMNRIEFTGNALFIPYFLIGVGMLINVRLLFAGSKILWVVFCIVFFGTLGKAVAAYLAARIFRMSWLAGHMMFGLTSAHAAGAIAMVMVGRRLEVAPGQYLFGDEVLNGIVIMILFTCVISTVITERAAQRLRLQEKEDQNMMKNLDDEKILIPVKYPEYSDNLVTMATLMRNPRLKRELVALNVVYDDVNMRHNQAEGQRLLDHLCHLASASDVPMVTQVRVAANIANGIKHAFKEFQASEILMGLHFHKEINRSFWGEFTRSLYNGLSRQIIVTRILQPLNTIRRIQVAIPSRAEFEPGFYRWLERLARMAGNLECRIAFHGRNETLQLVNEFIRNRFPSVRAEYEEMAHWKDLPTLGSQVREDHLFVIVTARKGTISYKTAMERLPEELNKFIKGKTIMIIFPDQYGNRMDDMTFAQPQHTEERSAYEAVREWIHNKV
- a CDS encoding ISAon1 family transposase, with product MESTAESIASIGAHYGVNGKLLSTQYKEHLSDYRSWDQLDHAQDWLLFEDNIGENLSIDETCLSSGEVYTFLTNKAGKGRKGTLVAVVKGTKAEDVIQILKTINLSKRETVKEITLDLSSSMMRIARSVFPKALITNDRFHVQKLYYDALDDMRIAYRWMARDKENEEIKEAKSKGKEYIPFRYSNGDTRKQLLARAKFILTKHKTKWTETQKGRAQIIFEHYPTLKKAYDLAMKLTDIYNIKSIKDAARLKLAKWFNEVEELGVDNFYTVIDTFENHYQTILNFFVNRATNANAESFNAKVKAFRAQFRGVTDIPFFLYRLMKLCA
- a CDS encoding tRNA threonylcarbamoyladenosine dehydratase, translating into MQNQFSRTQLLLGKPAIDTLNGSRVAVFGVGGVGGYAVEVLARSGVGAIDVIDDDRVCLTNVNRQLLATTRTVGKHKVDVAEERINSINPRCIVRKYQTFYLPDNADQFDFSHYDYVIDCIDTVTAKLDLIYRCHEMNIPLLSCMGAAYKLDATQFRVTDIFKTINDPLAKVIRKKLRKTKIKHLKVVYSPEEPLESIEQPEISCRFHCICPDKDMRKCTDRHTIPSSNAWVPAAAGLIAGGEAVKDLVNLANTMRIRPEDEATSEPARIAHERAAKMLEEHKRLKAEKAAADK
- a CDS encoding aspartate-semialdehyde dehydrogenase, whose translation is MKVAIVGASGAVGQEFLRILAERNFPMDDLVLFGSERSAGKKYTFKGKEYEVKLLQHNDDFKDVDIAFTSAGGGTSAEFAETITKYGAVMIDNSSQFRQDNDVPLVVPEINAEDALNRPRGIIANPNCTTIMMVVVLNPIDKLSHIKKIHVSSYQSASGAGAAAMAELQQQYKELVETGEVKTIEKFPHQLAYNVIPQIDKMTENDYTKEEMKMFNETRKIMHSDVRTSATCVRVSSLRSHSEAVWFETERPLSVEEIREALKVAPGVTVVDDPQNYVYPMPLESAGHDDIYVGRIRKDLADDNGNTLWLTGDQIRKGAALNAVQIAEYLIKVGDVK
- a CDS encoding TetR/AcrR family transcriptional regulator, translating into MKNREQTESRILEAVASIVESEGFEKLGINTIASKANVSKMLIYRYFGGFEELIAQFIMQKDYWANTGTVIINPQSVGDSIKNMFRKQIEQLRNDVTLRRLCRWELSCNNTSIEQLRDKREENGCSLIKLVSTLTGCPITEVASLASILSAAISYLALIEDQCSSYNGISLQTDKGWDEIMKGVEMIVDLWIKSIQE
- a CDS encoding GxxExxY protein is translated as MNIEELIKLIINKAYEVRSHLVAGYLESVYKKALLIELRDAGLKVEDEVEMPVRYKGHIIGDFRADIVVEGCIIIELKAVAQLLPAHAIQLVNYLSVAGVDNGLLINFGAAERLEIKRKYRVYSSHS
- a CDS encoding ABC transporter ATP-binding protein; its protein translation is MIDIKNITKSFGSLQVLKGIDLRIEKGEVVSIVGPSGAGKTTLLQILGTLDKPDSGSVVVDGIDVGSLSAGKLSDFRNQHLGFVFQFHQLLPEFTALENIMIPAYIAGKKNKEARQRAEELLEFMGLSDRANHKPNELSGGEKQRVAVARALVNNPAVILADEPSGSLDSKNKQELHQLFFDLRDKFGQTFVIVTHDEGLASITDRTIHLKDGLIQNDVCQETE
- a CDS encoding CvfB family protein, with amino-acid sequence MSKIKLGAYNTLTVLKIALREGNGDPFGVYLDGGPAGEILMPQKYVPEGTEIGDELEVFVYLDQDERPIATTEEPLAQVGDFAYLECSWVNEYGAFLSWGVMKDLFCPFREQKKRMVIGNSYIVYVHLDEESYRLVASAKVEHYLDEQPRGYKHGQEVDLLVWQKTDLGFKVIVDNQYPGLIYEDQVFQYVHTGDRLKGYISTVRRDGKIDCTLQPTGQQHAEGFAEVLLQYLKDNDGVCDLGDKSEAEDIKRRFQVSKKVYKRAVGDLYKRHLIMVEPLSIRLVK